The window AGGTGCAAAGTCACTATATTTTTCAGGGGCCGAGAAATTGTCCATAAGGACAGAGGGTTGACTGTTCTGGAACGAGTCAAAGAGGATACCATGGATATTGCCAAGATGGAGCAAGCCCCAAGGTCCGAAGGACGCACCATGAACATGATGTTGGCTCCTATCAAAAAATAAGGTCTTTGCCGGCTTAACGGCCGGTATTCCCTAGGAGGATAAAATGCCTAAAATGAAGACTAGAAGAGGCGCTGCTAAGCGTTTCTCCAAGACTGGTAGTGGAAAATTCAAACGTCGTCGTCAGGGTCTGCGTCATATCCTGACCAAGAAGAACGCAAAACGCAAAAGCAGACTGGGTCAGAGCACTACAGTTGACAGCGCCAACATCGGCCAGGTCAAACGTATGCTTCCCTACGCTTAATTGCGATTTGTTAAGAATTAATTATTAAAGAACACTCCTGTCCACGGAACTACGTTCGTGGCTGGTTTTAGATACATTCCCCAGGAGGAATAACATGAGAGTAAAACGTGGTGTAGCCGCCAAGAGGCGTCACAAAAAATATTTAAAAATGGCCAAGGGTTTCCGTGGTTCCGGATCAACCCTTTACCGCACCGCCAGAGAGCGCGTTGAGC is drawn from Desulfovibrio sp. JC022 and contains these coding sequences:
- the rpmI gene encoding 50S ribosomal protein L35, whose amino-acid sequence is MPKMKTRRGAAKRFSKTGSGKFKRRRQGLRHILTKKNAKRKSRLGQSTTVDSANIGQVKRMLPYA